ACCTCGCAGGAACGGGCCAACCTGACAGAGTgctaaaaagcgtcaggaggtcaaccagccaggtactatcctcgcccgacagggtttgacttcggggatcgaacgagacccagttctttccctgtggtatgaccGTAGaaaggaaactttcgtaaatctttgccatattggccttcgcaaaggaaaaacggttaacctttgacaactataaatcacgttcaatttttgacaaaatactgcaatacactaacagataaacctgttagcaaacactataggattaacctagatctggttgacctaaacaaggcaatatatccacggatgacacagagagcaaccaaacgagtcccggtccttttcatgtggtgtgatcgtggacaagaagcgtttgtaaatgttgacctttctcaaacaactactaactactcatcgttcataagtttgtggcttaaaatgtctttccatagaattttttttcttttaagcttactctctcttgtctgaaaagtacgtaacaaacactgtggaaagcaagcaaggcattcttatttagaactcaacatgaatgtggtgtaacaatgtaccaatagtaacgacaatttgattttcacgcttccttgacaaaacaaagctagtgttttgaaacagccagaacaattcaatggtgtaatcaaaaagaaaaaaaaagtctacaacacgaggtatttccaggcggtcaaccatccaagtactatcctcgcccgacagggtttgacttcggggatcgaacgagacccagttctttccctgtggtatgatcgtagacaggaaactttcgtaaacctttgccatattggccttcgtaaaagaaaaaacggttaacctttgacaactataaatcacgttcaatttttaacaaaatactgcaatacactaacagaaaaacctgttagcaaacactataggattaacctagatctggatgacctaaacaaggcaagatatccacggatgacacagagagcaaccaaacgagtcccggtccttttcatgtggtgtgatcgtggacaagaagcgtttgtaaatgttgacctttttcaaacaactactaactactcatcgttcataagtttgtggcttaaaatgtctttccatctaattttttttcttttaagcttactctctcttgtctgaaaagtacgtaacaaacaccgTGGAAaccaagcaaggcattcttatttagaactcaacatgaatgtggtgtaacaatgtaccgatagtaacgacaatttgattttcacgcttccttgacaaaacaaagctagtgttttaaaacagccaaaacaattcaatggtgtaatcaaaaagaaaaaaaaagtctacaacacgaggtatttccaggcggtcaaccatccaagtactatcctcgcccgacagggtttgacttcggggatcgaacgagacccagttctttccctgtggtatgatcgtagacaggaaactttcgtaaatctttgccatattggccttcgcaaaggaaaaacggttaacctttgacaactataaatcacgttcaatttttaacaaaatactgcaatacactaacagataaacctgttagcaaacactataggattaacctagatctggatgacctaaacaaggcaagatatccacggatgacacagagagcaaccaaacgagtcccggtccttttcatgtggtgtgatcgtggacaagaagcgtttgtaaatgttgacctttttcaaacaactactaactgctcatcgttcataagtttgtggcttaaaatgtctttccatagaattttttttcttttaagcttaccctctcttgtctgaaaagtacgtaacaaacactgtggaaagcaagcaaggcattcttatttagaactcaacatgaatgtggtgtaacaatgtaccgatagtaacgacaatttgattttcacgcttccttgacaaaacaaagctagtgttttgaaacagccaaaacaattcaatgctgtaatcaaaaaaaaaagtctacaacacgaggtatttccaggcggtcaaccatccaagtactatcctcgcccgacagggtttgacttcggggatcgaacgagacccagttctttccctgtggtatgatcgcagacaggaaactttcgtaaatctttgccatattggccttcgcaaaggaaaaacggttaacctttgacaactataaatcacgttcaatttttaacaaaatactgcaatacactaacagataaacctgttagcaaacactataggattaacctagatctggatgacctaaacaaggcaagatatccacggatgacacagagagcaaccaaacgagtcccggtccttttcatgtggtgtgatcgtggacaagaagcgtttgtaaatgttgacctttttcaaacaactactaacgactcatcgttcataagtttgtggcttaaaatgtctttccatagattttttttttcttttaagcttactctctcttgtctgaaaagtacgtaacaaacactgtggaaggCAAGGAAGGCATTTtcatttagaactcaacatgaatgtggtgtaacaatgtaccgatagtaaggacaatttgattttcacgcttccttgacaaaacaaagctagtgttttgaaacagccaaaacaattcaatggtgtaatcaaaaagaaaaaaaaagtctacaacacgaggtatttccaggcggtcaaccatccaagtactatcctcgcccgacagggtttgacttcggggatcgaacgagacccagttctttccctgtggtatgatcgtagacaggaaactttcgtaaatctttgccatattggccttcgcaaaggaaaaacggttaacctttgacaactataaatcacgttcaatttttaacaaaatactgcaatacactaacagaaaaacctgttattaaacactataggattaacctagatctggatgacctaaacaaggcaagatatccacggatgacacagagagcaaccaaacgagtcccggtccttttcatgtggtgtgatcgtggacaagaagcgtttgtaaatgttgacctttttcaaacaactactaacgactcatcgttcataagtttgtggcttaaaatgtctttccatagaattttttttcttttaagcttactctctcttgtctgaaaagtacgtaacaaacactgtggaaagcaagcaaggcattcttatttagaactcaacatgaatgtggtgtaacaatgtaccgatagtaacgacaatttgattttcacgcttccttgacaaaacaaagctagtgttttgaaacagccaaaacaattcaatggtgtaatcagaaaaaaaaaaaaagtctacaacacgaggtatttccaggcggtcaaccatccaagtactatcctcgcccgacagggtttgacttcggggatcgaacgagacccagttctttccctgtggtatgatcgcagacaggaaactttcgtaaatctttgccatattggccttcgcaaaggaaaaacggttaacctttgacaactataaatcacgttcaatttttaacaaaatactgcaatacactaacacataaacctgttagcaaacactataggattaacctagatctggatgacctaaacaaggcaagatatccacggatgacacagagagcaaccaaacgagtcccggtccttttcatgtggtgtgatcgtggacaagaagcgtttgtaaatgttgacctttttcaaacaactactaacgactcatcgttcataagtttgtggcttaaaatgtctttccatagaattttttttcttttaagcttactctctcttgtctgaaaagtacgtaacaaacactgtggaaagcaagcaaggcattcttatttagaactcaacatgaatgtggtgtaacaatgtaccgatagtaacgacaatttgattttcacgcttccttgacaaaacaaagctagtgttttgaaacagctaaagcaattcaatggtgtaatcaaaaagaaaaaaaaaaactacaacacgaggtatttccaggcggtcaaccatccaagtactatcctcgcccgacagggtttgacttcggggatcgaacgagacccagttctttccttgtgatatgatcgtagacaggaaactttcgtaaatctttgccatattggccttcgcaaaggaaaaacggttaacctttgacaactataaatcacgttcaatttttaacaaaatactgcaatacactaacagataaacctgttagcaaacactataggattaacctagatctggatgacctaaacaaggcaaaatatccacggatgacacagagagcaaccaaacgagtcccggtccttttcatgtggtgtgatcgtggacaagaagcttTTGTAAATGTTGGCCTTTTCCAAataactactaactactcatcgttcataagtttgtggcttaaggtggctccctagagttattacgaacatcgtcctcaTAGagcgcgagttagaaaacgaaacgtgGTCAATTTCCCTTAGAGTTTTCCCCCATAGAAacttaccagtatggatactgttgaaacagggtttatgttttggttgtcaatttttggattaaggccgttaccatggcaacatctcatctaatgacaggcacatattttcctcattttggcctagactcctcaatatttcaactttccttcggtgaatttttttcatattttgccatatcatggaaatgatattgcctgacattttgaaatgatcaaaagtcagcgttgttcagacggattttccaatattctgcaatttgtcattattctcaatatattaaattagctctgacagattttaacaaaaattgggtattttatagTATTTGTacgtggttacaactgagccaaatttgaaaaaaattcaccgaaggaaacgggagaaaaacggcatttatttttttacactgacgtcacaaaaataaaaaaaaaacgcgtggttaaggctttacgcgcgagtcttcacGTGGGCATGCGTAAGGTAGTTGAAAACCATTGATGTTGAATATTTTGAGTTTATTTACTCTAGAAGCGAAGTAATCGATGTCTTCTTTGGGCAAGACATaagttgagaattgatgcatgCCAGATTGATCTGTAGCGGAGAGTTGACAGAGCTCAGCAGATTTTCCAGTGGTAGTTGTTTCAGTGTCAAAAATTATGATATTGtaaactttgttttcttcatatttGAATTGCTTTGCCGTTGGTTTTGTAGTATATTCAGGAACGATGCTTTCGATTTCTTTCAGTGTACTTGAAGTAACTGTTGAGGTGCGGTTTAGGTCAAGGTTTAGTCCAATTCCTGTTTCGTAAGTTTTCCCTTCTCTTGCTTCTTTTCGTGCTGTTTGGGAGCAGTTTTGCCTATGGCCATTAGCTCTTCCCCGTTTGAAATCCAAAGACGATTTTCGgattttatcattattaaccTGATTAGTCATTTTTTGCCCATATTTCAAGCAAAAGTTACCAGGCTCTATGTTGAGTGCTTCAAGGGTTCTGCTTACATAACTGTAGCGTAAATTTGTCTGAGCAATCCCGCAGGCTATACGGAAATCGTTACTATCACTGCCCCCATAGAATctaatttttggatttttggatcCTACAACACTGTTCAGAGCCTCATTCCTTTGGGAGTTTGTCATAGGTGCAAGCTTCTCTGCTACAGCATCAGTGCAGTAATCTTTGAAGATGTTATTCAAAGCTGACTGCAACTTTTCCCCATGTAGATCTTTTCCATAGGGCAGGTCTTTATGCTTGTAGGAGGCTGGGTCAGATTTGAACCCACACCAAGTAACTCCACAGTTACTATGGTCTCCAAACGCATGGGGAACGATGCACCTAAGTGCCGCCTGAATTCCTTTTGAATCACCCTTATTTTGGGCAATAGCATATGAAAAACACTTCACTAAATGATTGATCACTTTTTGAGATAGAGGGGAACAATTCTCAAATTTTGCAGTTTGACCAAGGTTGTATAAACGTGTGGTAAGTGATCTTTTCATGTGAATTATGTCGCTGAATTTTTCAACATCATAAGCTACTTTTTGACGTATGTGTGCCTCAGTTGTGGAGTCATCATCACCTGTGTAAATTGAAAACTTTACACCTTGAGTTGGAGCTCTATTAAATAATTCAACTGCTGCATCAGGCTCCATAGCTTTTGATGAGGCTACGTGGTTTTTGCGGCAGTCATGGGCTTTAGGTTGCTTTCCTGTGGATTTTGCCCAATCACAAAATCTACAACTTTTTGTCCTTGATGCATAGTCCAACACTTTGCCAGAGGATAAGCTCATAACTGCCGCTTGTCCAGTGCGCGAATTATGGCCCTTTCCACGTCTCTGCCATCCCATGTCAAAGGAACAGGGTATTGGAACGAGATTACCCTCATCACTTTTTACTCCATTTTGCAGTGCTTCATTTTTCTCCATTGTTAAACAGTTTTGACAGCTACTCTTTGCAATACTTTCCACAGCTTTTCCTACCTCTCTTTCCCTCAGTTTAAAAGTTACAGAATTTAATGTTGGAAAGTGGACAGCACATTGTTTATATGGGTTTGGCCAATGCCGGCATGAAAACAGCCAAGTGCCACTCGTGTGTTTATGTCAAAAGCAGGAGGACCACATTTTCCACTTCGGTGTTGTCCAGAAGTTTTGACTTGGTTGGTTTTACCACAAAATGGACATTTTATCACAAATGTGCTGGCTAGACCGTACCGTACTTCATCAGTCACATTGTAAAAGGAGAGTGGTCCTAAAATGATACAAGTGGAATGAAAAGAGCTTTGTGTGAAGAAAGCATCCTAAGGATATTTGATGTATTGTGGCAGGAAAAAGtatatgtttttaaaatgaCTGTTGTTGTAATTTGATCATGCAAGGAGTTTAAAAAATTACTTCTTGTGAGTATTCCAACAAAAATAAGGTAAATAAAAAGAGacaatttttgtaaaaatgtaaatgataaaaaagatatatttcaaatttttgcacAGCGGCATGTCTTAATTATTGCATGTGCAGCACTTTCTTATTATCAACTTTTTCCACTAGCAAGCagtcaaacaaaaaacagcaaaggtTGATTGTAAACAATTTTTAGGTATACAATTTTTAGGTA
Above is a genomic segment from Acropora muricata isolate sample 2 chromosome 1, ASM3666990v1, whole genome shotgun sequence containing:
- the LOC136923538 gene encoding uncharacterized protein is translated as MEKNEALQNGVKSDEGNLVPIPCSFDMGWQRRGKGHNSRTGQAAVMSLSSGKVLDYASRTKSCRFCDWAKSTGKQPKAHDCRKNHVASSKAMEPDAAVELFNRAPTQGVKFSIYTGDDDSTTEAHIRQKVAYDVEKFSDIIHMKRSLTTRLYNLGQTAKFENCSPLSQKVINHLVKCFSYAIAQNKGDSKGIQAALRCIVPHAFGDHSNCGVTWCGFKSDPASYKHKDLPYGKDLHGEKLQSALNNIFKDYCTDAVAEKLAPMTNSQRNEALNSVVGSKNPKIRFYGGSDSNDFRIACGIAQTNLRYSYVSRTLEALNIEPGNFCLKYGQKMTNQVNNDKIRKSSLDFKRGRANGHRQNCSQTARKEAREGKTYETGIGLNLDLNRTSTVTSSTLKEIESIVPEYTTKPTAKQFKYEENKVYNIIIFDTETTTTGKSAELCQLSATDQSGMHQFSTYVLPKEDIDYFASRVNKLKIFNINGFQLPYACPREDSRVKP